One Haloplanus vescus DNA window includes the following coding sequences:
- a CDS encoding 50S ribosomal protein L23, with amino-acid sequence MSTIIEHPLVTEKAMDEMDFGNKLQFIVDIDANKAEITESIESRYDVTITKVNTQITAQGEKKAVVRLSEDDDAQEIASRIGVF; translated from the coding sequence ATGAGTACGATCATCGAGCATCCGCTCGTGACCGAGAAGGCGATGGACGAGATGGACTTCGGTAACAAGCTCCAGTTCATCGTCGACATCGACGCGAACAAAGCCGAGATCACCGAGTCGATCGAGTCGCGCTACGACGTGACGATCACGAAGGTGAACACGCAGATTACTGCGCAGGGCGAGAAGAAGGCAGTCGTCCGGCTCTCCGAGGACGACGACGCACAGGAAATCGCCTCGCGAATCGGGGTGTTCTAA
- the rpl4p gene encoding 50S ribosomal protein L4, with the protein MQATVRDLSGEDAGTVDLPEVFETAYRPDLIKRAVLAAQANRKQAYGADPYAGLRTPAESFGSGRGMAHVPRSNGQGARVPQTVGGRKAHPPKAEKDQGKGINDKERKLAVRSAIAATADAELVAERGHEFDSDLELPLVVSDDFEDLVKTREVVDLLEALDVHADIERADDGRSIKAGQGKARGRKYREPKSVLFVTSEEPSKAARNLAGADVTTATQVNAEDLAPGTHAGRLTLWTESALAEVSDR; encoded by the coding sequence ATGCAAGCAACAGTACGCGATCTGAGCGGCGAGGATGCGGGCACGGTGGACCTCCCCGAGGTCTTCGAGACGGCCTACCGGCCGGACCTCATCAAGCGTGCCGTCCTGGCCGCACAGGCGAACCGAAAACAGGCGTACGGTGCCGACCCCTACGCCGGGCTTCGAACCCCGGCAGAGTCCTTCGGTAGTGGCCGCGGTATGGCCCACGTGCCCCGTTCGAACGGGCAGGGTGCCCGCGTGCCCCAGACGGTGGGTGGACGCAAGGCGCACCCGCCGAAAGCCGAGAAGGACCAGGGCAAGGGAATCAACGACAAGGAGCGCAAACTCGCGGTCCGCTCCGCCATCGCTGCGACGGCGGACGCCGAACTGGTGGCCGAGCGCGGTCACGAGTTCGATTCGGACCTCGAACTGCCCCTCGTCGTCAGCGACGACTTCGAGGATCTGGTCAAGACCCGCGAAGTCGTCGATCTGCTCGAAGCGCTCGACGTCCACGCGGACATCGAACGCGCAGACGACGGCCGGAGCATCAAGGCCGGTCAGGGCAAGGCCCGCGGTCGGAAGTACCGCGAGCCCAAGTCGGTGCTGTTCGTGACGAGTGAGGAGCCGTCGAAGGCGGCGCGCAACCTCGCTGGTGCGGACGTAACGACGGCCACACAGGTCAACGCAGAGGACCTCGCGCCCGGCACGCACGCCGGTCGCCTGACCCTCTGGACCGAGAGCGCGCTCGCGGAGGTGAGCGACCGATGA